A stretch of the Proteus sp. ZN5 genome encodes the following:
- the wecA gene encoding UDP-N-acetylglucosamine--undecaprenyl-phosphate N-acetylglucosaminephosphotransferase, which yields MDILKMSTSVFYVFLFSFAFLFLARKIAKKIGLVDKPNYRKKHHGLIPLVGGISVYFGIVFAFYISDIYIPHKELYLACAGLLVFIGALDDRFDISVKIRATIQAFVGIVMMVGAGLKLDTLGHAFGPWEMHLGPFGYIVTLFAVWAAINAFNMVDGIDGLLGGLSCVSFGALGILLYQSGNSALAFWCFSFIAAILPYILLNLGVCGKKFKVFMGDAGSTLIGFTIIWLLVASTQTQPRPVKAVTALWIIAIPLMDMVAIMYRRLRKGMSPFSPDRQHIHHLIMRAGFTSRQAFILITVAAALLAAIGIIGQNLSFVPEWFMLALFLLAFVMYGYCIKRAWRVARFIKRHKRRLRRATQQH from the coding sequence GTGGATATACTAAAAATGAGCACAAGCGTTTTTTATGTGTTCTTATTTTCTTTCGCATTTTTATTCTTGGCTCGTAAAATTGCAAAGAAAATTGGACTCGTGGATAAACCGAATTATCGTAAGAAACATCATGGATTGATCCCTCTAGTCGGAGGAATATCAGTCTATTTTGGTATTGTTTTCGCATTTTATATTTCAGATATTTATATTCCTCATAAGGAATTGTATCTGGCATGTGCGGGACTTCTTGTTTTTATCGGCGCATTAGATGATCGCTTCGATATTAGTGTCAAAATTAGAGCAACAATCCAAGCTTTTGTTGGGATCGTGATGATGGTGGGTGCAGGGTTAAAACTCGACACTCTGGGTCATGCTTTTGGTCCTTGGGAAATGCATTTAGGGCCTTTTGGCTATATTGTTACACTTTTCGCTGTTTGGGCAGCAATCAATGCCTTTAATATGGTTGATGGTATTGATGGGTTATTAGGTGGTCTTTCTTGTGTCTCTTTTGGCGCGCTGGGTATTTTATTATATCAAAGTGGTAATTCAGCTCTCGCATTCTGGTGCTTCTCATTTATCGCGGCAATTTTACCTTATATCCTTCTAAACTTAGGGGTCTGCGGTAAAAAATTCAAAGTCTTTATGGGAGATGCGGGAAGTACACTGATTGGATTTACCATTATTTGGTTATTAGTCGCATCAACACAAACTCAGCCTCGCCCTGTTAAGGCAGTAACTGCATTATGGATAATTGCTATTCCTCTTATGGATATGGTGGCAATTATGTACCGTCGTTTACGTAAAGGGATGAGTCCTTTCTCTCCAGACCGTCAACACATTCACCATTTGATCATGCGTGCAGGTTTTACTTCTCGCCAAGCCTTTATTTTAATTACTGTGGCTGCTGCGCTATTAGCTGCGATTGGTATTATCGGTCAAAACCTATCATTTGTCCCTGAATGGTTTATGTTGGCATTATTCTTGCTTGCATTTGTTATGTATGGTTATTGCATTAAACGCGCGTGGCGAGTCGCTCGTTT